A single region of the Luteolibacter arcticus genome encodes:
- a CDS encoding PspA/IM30 family protein, protein MFRRIANLFKGFLGLFIGGIEKKNPEALLDVEKENLRKQISEFNQGLAAHAGLVERLMGQVKKLNNEETELKAKTKALLQAGQRDAAAETALRYQTVDKQHDELNAQMEAAETRYKELVRARDVAIKAARDKIESLRRGIDDMKVQKAMAELNEMAAGMVGSLGGSGDTLNRLEEMVEDERSKAAGRARVARDSVDMSGTVLKEAEQKAIANMALADFAAAEGIELEPKQGTTEAPPAQGTMGPVSQ, encoded by the coding sequence ATGTTCCGCCGCATTGCCAACCTGTTCAAAGGATTCCTCGGCCTCTTCATCGGGGGAATCGAGAAGAAGAACCCCGAAGCCTTGCTCGACGTGGAGAAGGAAAACCTCCGCAAGCAAATCAGCGAGTTCAACCAAGGTCTCGCCGCGCACGCGGGGCTGGTCGAGCGGCTGATGGGTCAGGTGAAAAAGCTCAACAACGAGGAGACAGAGCTGAAGGCCAAGACCAAGGCCCTCCTCCAGGCCGGCCAGCGCGACGCCGCCGCGGAAACGGCGCTGCGCTACCAGACCGTGGACAAGCAGCACGACGAGCTGAACGCCCAGATGGAGGCCGCCGAGACCCGCTACAAGGAACTGGTCCGCGCCCGCGACGTGGCCATCAAGGCCGCGCGCGACAAGATCGAGTCGCTACGGCGCGGCATTGACGACATGAAAGTCCAGAAAGCCATGGCCGAACTCAATGAAATGGCCGCCGGCATGGTCGGCTCACTCGGTGGCTCCGGCGATACGCTCAACCGTCTCGAAGAAATGGTCGAAGACGAACGCAGCAAGGCCGCCGGCCGCGCCCGCGTCGCCCGCGACAGCGTGGACATGAGCGGCACCGTCTTGAAAGAAGCCGAGCAAAAGGCGATCGCCAACATGGCCCTCGCCGACTTCGCCGCGGCAGAAGGAATCGAACTCGAGCCGAAGCAGGGCACCACCGAAGCCCCGCCAGCACAGGGCACCATGGGACCGGTGAGCCAATGA
- a CDS encoding YkvA family protein has translation MSSELPSRYRADRWYSPQNLWRKISRYAVVAGRKTVVSAITLYHCLRDKDTPRWAKGVIVGALGYLILPTDLVPDIIPGAGYGDDWAALVAALGTVAAYVKDEHKIRAAVQTEKIFGLKGH, from the coding sequence ATGAGTTCCGAGCTCCCATCCCGCTACCGCGCCGATCGCTGGTATTCGCCGCAGAACCTGTGGCGGAAGATTTCCCGCTACGCCGTGGTCGCTGGTCGTAAGACCGTGGTCAGCGCGATCACGCTCTACCACTGCCTGCGGGACAAGGACACCCCGCGCTGGGCGAAGGGAGTGATCGTGGGCGCACTCGGCTACTTGATCCTGCCGACGGACTTGGTGCCAGACATCATTCCCGGCGCTGGCTACGGCGACGATTGGGCGGCCCTGGTCGCCGCGCTCGGGACGGTCGCGGCGTATGTGAAGGATGAGCACAAGATCCGCGCGGCAGTGCAGACCGAGAAGATCTTCGGTCTGAAAGGGCATTAG